The window CACCTAAAATGTCAACTAGATAAGGGGATTTAACTTTAGATTTTCTTTCCATTCTTTTGATATATTCCTCTTTAATCTTTTCCATCCTTTCGGGTTGTATCAGTTCTTCTAAACTTTCATTTTGTCCCCACGTATAACCATCTTTCTCATACTCCATTGCTTTTTTATATAATTCAGGGTGTTGTTCATATAACCAAACCCATTCTATTTTTTGCTGGAAAAAGCAAAAGAAACATCCTGAACGACTCCGAGCATATTCACCTTTTTTACCGTTAACCTCAAATTCAATTTTATTGTAATAGGCAGGAACACCCACACCACTTTCTTCTAAAATTTTAAAAATATCAGCCTTAACCAATACTTCGTCATTCTCTATTACCGGAAACACTTCTTCTTTTGCAAGAGGATAATCTGTTGTTTTCAAAAAATCGAAAACTAAGTGATTAAAAGCCTTTACGTTTGAGTCTAGCAATACATTGAGTTTTTGATCAAGGGTAAATTGAGGACTTACATTTTGTGATAGTGCCTGAAAAGCTTTTTCTTGATTTTGACCAAAATCTATATTTTTGGACATTGAAACTAGTTGCTCTATATTTTGATTAGACAACATCTTTTTTACCACGTCTTTACTCCATATATTTTTTCGAAAAGGGAATATTGACTGAATATTCTTTTTAGTAGATATATAACCTTCTCTTTCTTCATCACCCCTAATACCAACGTATGAAACTACAGGATCATCACCGACATAGTCTTCAAAAGGTGCTAATTTCAATTTTTTAGTACACCAACGCGCATTGGATGAAGGCAAAAAACCACCGTACATTTTTAAAAAATGATCGAATGGATCTTCTGAGCTTTTCTCCGCTCCCTGTAAAAGATTAATTTTTACACCAAGATAGACTTCCAAATTTCTGATCAATTGGTATGTTTCTTCTAATTCTTTTCCGGTATCACAGGAATAAAATTCCAAGTCAATGGATGGATATTTAGTCTTAACATAAATTGCCAAGGCGGCACTGTCCTTGCCTCCCGATATACCTAATACGTGTCTTGTTTTACTCATTGTAATAATTCTTTCAATAGATTCAATACAGCGGCTATATTAGAAGTATTGTCTTTGCCAAGTTTATTCTTCAACTCGTCCTTCAATTGCTCTATCTCTTTACTCTTACTTTTGGGCATTCTGACTACCTTTGGGTCAATCTTGCTAAAGAAAGAATCAATTTTAACTCCAATTACTTCTTCTTTACTCTCGTCTATGTCAGTTTTAGAAATTTCCGTTAAGCTATCTAAATCTAAAATCATTGATTTGAACTTCTCATATAGTAAAATCTCATCTTCATCAGAAAACCTTTCAAGAGTTTTACCCATTATGGCCTGCCCAATCGAATTTAACCAGGCTTTCTTGTCTTCCAATGGTGAGTCAAGACGTTGAATAAATGCTTTTTGATTCTTTAAAAGCATATGCTTTTTTAAACCTGAAAATCGGTTTTGAAGAGATTCTCTATATTCCTCAAAATCAGTTTTACTCCCAACAAACTCATTGACTATAAACTCTTCGAATCTGTTAAGAAGACCATCGTATGCTGTCCTTAATTCCCTAACCGCATTTTGAAGATTTACTGTGTAATTTTGAAGTTTGGACTTATCCTTTTGCAAAGTGTTTAAAGTAATTCCAAGGGCGCCAGGAAACGCTTCAAAGAAAGTTTTTTCAGGATCTTTACTGTTGGCAATAGCTTTACGTATCTTCTTTGCTGAAGAAGACAATCTCTTGGTGTTTTTGCTATATTCTGGTAGTTGTTTGTAAAAAACTATAAATGGCTTAATAGTTTCAATAAAAGATTCATTATCAAACTTTTCCTGAGTTCCAATATCAAGAAAAGTACGATAGCTGTTGAAAATGTCTAATTTGACACCCTCTATGTCAAAGGCTTTTATGGAATACTTGTCCGGATATTTTGCAATTAACTCAAGATTTTCTTCAGAAAGGTCCGGTATATAGCTATCATCATTGAAAATTGCAAAATCATCACGTTTTAAAAATAGAAAAGTGGGAATCCAAAAATCAATAAATCCTTGCTTTAGCTTAAAAGGTCTTTTACCTAAAATATCGGCCAATTCTGAAATCCTAAGTTGTTCAGATTTGGCACTTTCTATAAAATCCTCAGAAGCTCTCCATAATTTATTGAACGAAGAGTTTTTATCGATGGTAACTACACCTGTTGAATTTTCTCTTACTGGTGAAATTCCATTTTCTTTAAGTAAAGACAGGTAAATAGTTTTTTCCGGCGGGAATTTAGAATCATCGAAGCCTAAATTCTCTTGATCCCAGCAATTTGTTAAGGCTCTGAAATAATTTCTTTTTGCCGTGTGAATTGAAGAAGAAATTTTGTGCTTATTAACCAGTTCATTCTTAAATAAAGGCGTTGCGTCATATACCAAACCGCAAACTTGAGAGAGTAGTTTATTAAAGTCTTTCTTATCACCGATAGTTTTTTCTTCTCCATTGAAATACCATTTTACTTCTTTGCCTCCTGAATATATACTATCTGTTATGTAATGATTAAGTAGCCTTATTTGTGATTCTACGATATTTTCAAGCTCCCTCTTGGCAACCTTGTCATCTTTGTTCTCCTCTATGACTTTCTGAATTTTTTCTATCTCGAATAACAAATTTTTTATCTCGGCAGAATTCTTGAAAAAGCAATAAATTATAGCCTCTTCTTGAAGTTTGGATTTATTTTTAATATCACTTTCTTTCAGTTTACTATTAAAAACAAGATTTACGAAACCATCAACTTCCCCGAAAGGTATTTCCTGAATTGGATAGTCCGAAATAACAAACTCAAAATATCTTGGGGTACCTGTTATGAAAGAATACTGTTTTGCAAATACAGGACTAAAGAGGAAATGCTTATTCAAAAGCGTAGTTATATCAACTACTTCCGAAATTTTATTTCCTGCTTCAATTAAAGCATTGTGTATATCTAAATCCGTTCCCTCGAACAAAATAAATCTTTTGGAATGCTCGCGGTAACGGATAATGTTTTTCGTCTCTAGATTTTCAATTACAATTTTTGAGTTGGTGATTCCACAAGCAACCTTTAAGTAATCAATTAAAAAATTCAAATCTAAGACCGAACCACTAGCAGAAAAGATGTTTAAAAGCCCGATTACTTTAACGGTTTTGATGTAGTTGCTGATATCAAGATCAAATGCTCTTTCGACTTCCTCAATTGCTGAACGAATTGAACCCCAAGCAGAAAAATCAGGATTATACCTCGATATTAAAAACGAATAAAAATTAAAGTTTAAATAGTCGTAAACATTGGACAAATTATAAAAAGGATTTTCACGCTTATCAAATTTTGACAGACCGGTATGATCTGAAGATTCGAGAAAGGAAAACAATGATCTTTCATTTTGACCATATTTTTGAAGAGAAAGGGTAAGAATATTTGCCGAAAGAATATCTAATGGATATAGCTTTGAAGCAATATCTTTCAAGAAATCTGTATTAAAGTTGAAGGCTTTCGTTTCAGTTGTAAATGTCAAGCATTTTTCAATAGCTTGAACTGACGTACTTGCATCAAATTTTTCAACAAGATGCTCTGATGCTAAAAACAAAAGCTGCTCAACAGGCTCATTAAAAGTTATTTCACGAAAACGACCCTTGATTTTAGTCCATTCTTGTTGCTGTGTTTTACTTAAAGAATAGGCATAGGATTCTAGACTTTGGTGAACTGTTGTAATCAGTACAATGTTATGATTTGGATTGTTGCAAAATTCTGCAAGTTGCTGAACAAAATACAGTTCCCTTTCAGGGTTATTTCTCGTAGCATATTCCAAAAACTTTCCAAACTCATCAACCAAAATAAATAAGACCTTGTTCTGGTCGCCCAACGAATGGTATCTATTAAATATCTCAGAAAGTATAATTTCCTGTTGATTTTTTTTAGACACAACATCGAACGTATCTTTAAATTGTTCTATAATTGACGTGTAAGAACCTATTATTTTAACAAAGTCAAAATTAGGATTGCTTATAAAATTTGGGTCGAAATAACGTTTTTCTCCTTTTACACTTTTTTCAAAGGCCAAAAGGAAAGAAGACTTACCGGTACCATAGGTTCCAACAACATTAAAAGAACGAATTCCCTTTTTAAAATCATTGACTATTTGACTGACAACTTGTTTTGCATTAGGCGTGGGGATATAATTAAAGTCCCTGTCAGTGTCTCTAATAATATTAACCGATGTTGTGAAATTATTTGCCATAATATTTATCTAATACCTTGAATGCTTCAACCTTTTTTTTGAACTGCAACTCTTTTATTCCCGCTTGGTCTGTAAAAGTTATCCCGTCAAATTCACTGACTATTTCAGAAATTTTGTTCATCAAACCCAAACGATTCAATGCAAAAATTGACCCTGGGCTATTGATATTAAACTCTAGGGAATTTAAACTGATTGAATTTCCATAATCCGTATTTTCAAGAATTGTATATAAAATAACGTATTCCGAGAGGTTATCCCTTTCGCTATTCTCTATATAAAATTGCTCATCTTTTCCTTTTCCTGTTGTGCTCAGCAATTCGATTTCTGATAGTATTCCCGTAAAACTGTCCTCTATATTATTCCCTTTAGAATCATTTTTGTACAAGTTCGTAAAGACATTAAAATCTTTAGCAACAGTATTTTCATTGAAATTGAAATCTTTATCACCTTCAGCTATCCTCTTCAAATAATTGACGTACGTCTCTTTATTAAAGAAGAGCTTCTCTTTTCTAAATTCATTGAAGACAATACTATAAATAGAGGCAAATTGGGTTTTTACCAAGTTATAGTGCAAAAGCCATAAACTTGCTTCATCTTCCAAAAATGGGTCATAGCCAATATTATCATCAAATAGCCTTTTTCCAAATTCAGTCGGTAAATCATTATTGTCAACAACGTTGAATGCCTTAAGCCAAAAACGAATTGAAGAAACCATATTTTTACCAACTCCAAGCTGGACAACTGCATCTTCATCATTAAAGCTTTTACTTTCAACTACATAATCGTACCCCTTTTTCAACCACAGCTGTCGACACTGAAAAGAATCGTGTCCAGAAAAAGTATATTTTATATTTTGCAAACCCAAATTTTAATGCTTGTTATTTATTGCTCATATCGTTGTGATTTGACCACCAGTAAATCCAAAAAAAGCCAGAAATTTTTAGTTTCTAGCTAATTTACATCTTCAAACCCTTAAAATCTTTTACTCGATTGATTAAAAAGTTTAGGCGAATTTCAAACCTCTAAATCTAAAATTCTGACTAAAATTCAAATCATTCAATGAGTGTTTCTACCGATAATTAAATCATTTTGAAGTGTTAAATTTAACATAAATCACAAAAGTGTAAATCTACAAAGAATCGATTCCTTTACCAAGTTTTTGGGGTTCAACTTTGAGCTAGTTTTAAACTTTCAAATTGGAAAAAATGTTGGATTTATGATTATGTCTAGCAATTACTTTTCAAATTGACATCAATTGCTATTGAAAATCGACCTCACTTCCTCATAAACCCGCTCAAAATTCGCTCTTAAATCTGAATCCCTATATAGCTTGGTTTCTTGCGGAAATTGTCTTTGAATTTTAGATAATCTAAACCATACTTTTTTGTCCTTTCCATCCGCAAAAGTGACGAATTCACCCTGCTTGAGTCTAAAGAAAATATCTGCTCTTCTTTTGGAAACCTCTCTTTCGCCTTTGGTAATTCGAGTGTCGGTTTTAAAGATATTGGCTGCTTTGCTGACACTTCTCGTTGGATTTTTTATGATTTCAAAAAAGCGTTCGTAATATTTTGCCGTATCTGGGTCATTGACCTTGCCAAAGAACTGATAGGAAAGATTGCTTAGTATGGCCTTACTTGCCTTATCA of the Zhouia spongiae genome contains:
- a CDS encoding phosphoadenosine phosphosulfate reductase family protein, which encodes MSKTRHVLGISGGKDSAALAIYVKTKYPSIDLEFYSCDTGKELEETYQLIRNLEVYLGVKINLLQGAEKSSEDPFDHFLKMYGGFLPSSNARWCTKKLKLAPFEDYVGDDPVVSYVGIRGDEEREGYISTKKNIQSIFPFRKNIWSKDVVKKMLSNQNIEQLVSMSKNIDFGQNQEKAFQALSQNVSPQFTLDQKLNVLLDSNVKAFNHLVFDFLKTTDYPLAKEEVFPVIENDEVLVKADIFKILEESGVGVPAYYNKIEFEVNGKKGEYARSRSGCFFCFFQQKIEWVWLYEQHPELYKKAMEYEKDGYTWGQNESLEELIQPERMEKIKEEYIKRMERKSKVKSPYLVDILGDDESEGCAACFI
- a CDS encoding DUF4007 family protein, whose amino-acid sequence is MQNIKYTFSGHDSFQCRQLWLKKGYDYVVESKSFNDEDAVVQLGVGKNMVSSIRFWLKAFNVVDNNDLPTEFGKRLFDDNIGYDPFLEDEASLWLLHYNLVKTQFASIYSIVFNEFRKEKLFFNKETYVNYLKRIAEGDKDFNFNENTVAKDFNVFTNLYKNDSKGNNIEDSFTGILSEIELLSTTGKGKDEQFYIENSERDNLSEYVILYTILENTDYGNSISLNSLEFNINSPGSIFALNRLGLMNKISEIVSEFDGITFTDQAGIKELQFKKKVEAFKVLDKYYGK